A single window of Buchnera aphidicola (Cinara cuneomaculata) DNA harbors:
- the rplE gene encoding 50S ribosomal protein L5, protein MSRLYRHYLAYVVPKLMNEFKYSTIMAVPRIEKITLNMGVGKSVTDKKLLEHAIHDLTQISGQKPVITVAKKSIASFKIRKGYPIGCKVTLRGRRKWDFFDKLITIAIPRIRDFRGMSRKSFDGRGNYSLGIREQIIFPEINYEKIDSIRGMDISITTNARSDRECESLLVAFNFPFQK, encoded by the coding sequence ATGTCTAGATTATATCGTCATTATCTTGCTTATGTTGTTCCTAAATTAATGAATGAATTTAAGTATTCTACAATAATGGCTGTTCCCAGAATTGAAAAAATTACTTTAAATATGGGCGTGGGAAAATCAGTTACAGATAAAAAATTATTAGAACATGCTATACATGATTTAACTCAAATTTCTGGTCAAAAACCAGTTATTACTGTAGCTAAAAAGTCTATTGCATCGTTTAAAATTCGTAAAGGATATCCTATTGGTTGCAAAGTTACTTTACGAGGTAGAAGAAAATGGGATTTTTTTGATAAACTTATTACTATTGCAATTCCGCGTATACGTGATTTTAGAGGTATGTCACGTAAATCATTTGATGGAAGAGGTAATTATAGTTTAGGTATTCGTGAACAAATTATTTTTCCAGAAATTAATTATGAAAAAATTGATTCCATTCGAGGTATGGATATTTCTATTACAACGAATGCTCGATCAGATCGAGAATGTGAGTCTTTGTTAGTTGCGTTTAACTTTCCTTTTCAAAAATAA
- the rpsH gene encoding 30S ribosomal protein S8, giving the protein MSMQDPIADMLTCIRNGQNANKIFIIVPFSKIKKNIIQVLKYEGYINNYIIQNVKIMQLKIFLKYYNGKAVIEHISRISRPGLRTYCTKYKLPIVMNNLGIAIISTSRGLMTDRIARQKGLGGEVICYVD; this is encoded by the coding sequence ATGAGTATGCAAGATCCGATAGCTGATATGTTAACTTGTATTCGTAACGGTCAAAATGCAAATAAAATTTTTATAATTGTTCCATTTTCTAAAATTAAGAAAAATATTATACAAGTATTAAAATATGAAGGATATATTAATAATTATATAATTCAAAATGTAAAAATTATGCAGTTAAAAATTTTTTTGAAGTATTATAATGGAAAAGCGGTGATTGAACATATTTCTCGCATTAGTCGTCCTGGTTTACGTACATATTGTACAAAGTATAAATTACCTATTGTAATGAATAATTTAGGTATTGCCATTATATCTACATCACGAGGTTTAATGACTGATCGGATTGCACGACAAAAAGGATTAGGCGGAGAAGTTATATGCTATGTAGATTAA
- the rpsQ gene encoding 30S ribosomal protein S17 encodes MNKKKNILQGYVTSNKMQKSTIVTIDRRVKHVIYGKFVNKRTKLCVHDEKDICKIGDLVEICECRPISKTKSWTVLRVIENSII; translated from the coding sequence ATGAATAAAAAAAAAAATATTTTACAGGGTTATGTAACTAGTAATAAGATGCAAAAATCTACTATAGTTACTATAGACCGTAGAGTAAAACATGTTATTTATGGTAAATTTGTTAATAAAAGAACCAAATTATGTGTACATGATGAAAAAGATATTTGCAAGATTGGAGATTTAGTTGAAATATGTGAATGTCGTCCAATATCTAAAACAAAATCTTGGACTGTACTACGTGTTATAGAAAATTCTATTATTTAA
- the rpsN gene encoding 30S ribosomal protein S14 — translation MAKQSMKEREIKRIKLALKYRIIRSKLKEIIKSKTSSDKDRWNAVLKLQTLPRDSSPSRQRNRCRQTGRPHAFLRKFGLSRMKLREAAMRGEIPGLTKASW, via the coding sequence ATGGCCAAACAATCTATGAAAGAAAGAGAAATTAAAAGAATTAAGTTGGCGTTAAAGTATCGTATAATACGTTCTAAATTAAAAGAGATTATAAAATCTAAAACATCGTCTGATAAAGATCGTTGGAATGCCGTGTTAAAGCTACAAACTTTACCTAGAGACTCTAGTCCATCTCGACAACGTAATCGTTGCCGACAAACTGGACGTCCGCATGCATTTTTACGTAAGTTCGGATTAAGTCGTATGAAATTGCGTGAGGCAGCTATGAGAGGAGAAATTCCGGGTTTAACAAAAGCAAGTTGGTAA
- the rplF gene encoding 50S ribosomal protein L6 yields the protein MSRIAKSSIMIPKNVTVQISGLEVIVKGPLGSLVRKMHECIKIIKKDNLLFFSHNHLSKSYGWMQAGTHRSVVYTMIVGVIEGFKKQLNLVGIGYRVIMENTNILKLYLGFSHPIIYKIPNTIKALILPQNEIVLTGIDKQLVGQVAANIRSYRIPEPYKGKGIRYSNEKVRIKEAKKK from the coding sequence ATGTCTCGTATTGCTAAATCATCTATAATGATTCCAAAAAATGTAACCGTTCAAATTTCTGGTTTAGAAGTTATTGTTAAGGGACCGTTAGGTTCATTAGTTCGTAAAATGCATGAATGTATTAAAATTATTAAAAAAGATAATTTATTATTTTTTTCACATAATCATTTATCTAAATCATACGGTTGGATGCAAGCCGGAACTCATCGTTCTGTAGTATATACTATGATTGTAGGAGTGATTGAAGGTTTTAAAAAACAATTAAACTTAGTTGGTATTGGTTATCGTGTTATAATGGAAAACACTAATATTTTAAAATTATATTTAGGATTTTCACATCCTATTATTTATAAAATTCCGAATACAATAAAAGCTTTAATATTACCTCAAAATGAAATTGTTTTAACTGGAATAGACAAACAACTGGTAGGACAAGTAGCTGCTAACATACGATCTTATCGTATTCCTGAACCATATAAAGGTAAAGGTATTCGTTATTCTAATGAAAAAGTACGTATTAAAGAGGCGAAAAAAAAGTAG
- the rplN gene encoding 50S ribosomal protein L14 — protein sequence MIQVQTTLNVADNSGARLVMCIKVLGGSRRRYARIGDVIKVAIKEAIPRSKVKKGEVMKAVVVRTKKGIRRIDGSMICFDSNACVILNDATNQPIGTRIFGPVTRELRTESFMKIISLAPEVL from the coding sequence ATGATTCAAGTACAAACAACATTAAATGTTGCTGATAATTCTGGCGCACGTTTAGTTATGTGTATAAAAGTTTTAGGGGGTTCTCGTCGACGTTATGCTCGCATCGGTGATGTTATAAAGGTAGCGATTAAAGAGGCAATTCCTCGTAGTAAAGTAAAAAAAGGTGAAGTTATGAAGGCAGTTGTAGTACGTACTAAGAAAGGAATTCGTCGAATAGATGGATCTATGATATGTTTTGATAGTAATGCGTGTGTTATCTTGAATGATGCTACTAATCAGCCTATTGGAACTCGTATATTTGGTCCAGTGACAAGAGAATTAAGAACAGAATCTTTTATGAAAATTATTTCTTTGGCTCCAGAAGTTTTATAA
- the rplX gene encoding 50S ribosomal protein L24: MAAKIHVNDVVIVLTGRDKGKIGIVKKIYRNNCTLIVQGINMVKKHQKSIPERQQSGGIILHESPIHISNVSIFNKKINKSDKIEFFWVSGKKIRRYKSNKELLK, translated from the coding sequence ATGGCTGCAAAAATACACGTTAATGATGTGGTAATAGTCTTAACTGGACGAGATAAAGGTAAAATTGGTATAGTAAAAAAAATATATCGCAATAATTGTACGTTGATAGTGCAAGGAATTAACATGGTAAAGAAACATCAAAAATCCATTCCAGAAAGACAACAATCTGGTGGAATTATTTTACATGAATCACCTATTCATATATCGAATGTATCAATTTTTAATAAAAAAATTAATAAATCAGATAAAATAGAATTTTTTTGGGTGTCAGGTAAAAAAATACGTCGGTATAAATCAAATAAAGAATTATTAAAATAA
- the rpsC gene encoding 30S ribosomal protein S3 — MGQKVHPNGMRLGIIRTWNSIWFASKKEFPNYIDSDFKVRSFIMKKLITALISKIVIERLSKSIKLTIYTARPGIVIGKKGEDVEKLRIEISKLTNVPTQINISEIRKPELDARLVADNIASQLERRIMFRRAMKRSVQNAIRQGAKGIKVEISGRLGGVEIARREWYREGRVPLHTLRADIEYSTSEAHTTYGVIGVKVWIFKGEILGDMVLSHKQDKKKFNSMKKFSRKYRR; from the coding sequence ATGGGCCAAAAAGTACATCCTAATGGTATGCGATTAGGTATTATTAGAACTTGGAATTCTATTTGGTTTGCTAGTAAAAAAGAATTTCCTAACTATATAGATAGTGATTTTAAAGTCCGTAGTTTTATAATGAAAAAATTAATAACAGCTTTGATTTCAAAAATTGTTATTGAACGATTATCAAAAAGTATTAAACTAACTATATATACAGCTAGGCCTGGAATTGTCATCGGCAAAAAAGGTGAAGATGTTGAAAAATTACGTATCGAAATTTCTAAATTAACTAATGTACCGACTCAAATTAATATTTCGGAAATTAGAAAACCGGAATTAGATGCTAGATTGGTAGCTGATAATATCGCTTCACAGTTAGAAAGACGGATTATGTTTCGTCGAGCTATGAAGCGTTCAGTACAAAATGCTATTCGACAAGGAGCTAAAGGGATCAAAGTTGAAATAAGTGGTAGGTTAGGAGGTGTTGAAATTGCACGTAGGGAATGGTATCGAGAAGGTAGAGTGCCTTTGCATACATTAAGGGCGGATATTGAATATAGTACTTCAGAAGCACATACCACGTACGGCGTGATTGGTGTTAAAGTATGGATTTTTAAAGGCGAAATATTAGGTGATATGGTTTTAAGTCATAAACAAGATAAAAAAAAATTTAATTCAATGAAAAAATTTTCCCGCAAATATCGTAGGTAA
- the rplP gene encoding 50S ribosomal protein L16, which yields MLQPKRTKFRKMHKGKNRGLSVDNKISFGTYGLKAIDRGRLTSRQIESARRTITRSVKRQGKMWIRVFPDKPITQKPLEVRMGKGKGNVEYWVALVQPGKILYEVEGISEQESRSVFKRASSKLPIKTIFVSKSVM from the coding sequence ATGTTACAACCAAAACGTACAAAATTTCGAAAAATGCACAAAGGAAAAAATCGAGGTTTATCTGTTGATAATAAAATTAGTTTTGGAACATACGGTTTGAAAGCTATTGATAGAGGTCGATTAACGTCTCGACAAATTGAATCTGCTCGTAGAACAATTACTAGGTCAGTAAAACGTCAAGGTAAAATGTGGATCCGTGTTTTTCCAGATAAACCCATTACACAAAAACCTCTAGAAGTACGTATGGGCAAAGGTAAAGGTAATGTTGAATATTGGGTAGCTTTAGTGCAGCCAGGTAAAATATTATATGAAGTTGAAGGTATATCAGAACAAGAATCTAGATCTGTATTTAAACGCGCTTCATCAAAACTACCTATTAAAACTATTTTTGTTTCTAAATCGGTAATGTAA
- the rpmC gene encoding 50S ribosomal protein L29 encodes MHKITQYNSDKQDLKKKLLELLQEQFNIRLQLSSGKLKKTHLIKKVRRKIARIKTILTNRTNHQL; translated from the coding sequence ATGCATAAAATAACTCAATATAATAGTGACAAACAAGATTTAAAAAAAAAATTATTAGAATTGTTACAAGAACAATTTAATATTCGTCTTCAATTATCATCCGGAAAGTTAAAAAAGACACATTTAATAAAAAAGGTTAGAAGAAAAATCGCACGTATTAAAACAATTTTAACGAATAGGACAAATCATCAACTATGA